The proteins below are encoded in one region of Vanessa tameamea isolate UH-Manoa-2023 chromosome Z, ilVanTame1 primary haplotype, whole genome shotgun sequence:
- the LOC113404091 gene encoding CRISP/Allergen/PR-1-like: MLFFVQLLKMYILIFILTSFMSVVTIYCDTGNKTARVFNYCSHPDCSLKNQHTLCVAKDKHSPRLFASGMTTWMKYQILQLHNRHRDNIALGLEAGQPPAANMRKMYWDYELEEIAEIWARQCQKRHDECRNTIRFNVIQNMDVRPILPRVTVAQILADAVGAWFSGSRTLPPEYVWSFKPSNCSASGGCNAHWYSAAAWASTWRIGCSQAICTVKQSSCVLFRKKRTPRPHMNNSMKNITESTKKENLLRRTKYMTLLQSSRLEDFATTIKNSNQESPLYRGKMNSFDKESKKKEPNIMAYIFCNYGPAGNIDGFPIYEPGATCSNCPYGTRCGVGAHRGLCALLSDPEDIPK; encoded by the coding sequence atgttgtttttcgtacaattattgaaaatgtatattctaatttttattttaacttctttTATGTCTGTTGTTACAATATATTGTGATACTGGTAATAAAACTGCGCGAGTTTTCAATTACTGTTCTCATCCCGACTGTTCTTTAAAAAACCAGCACACCTTGTGTGTTGCCAAGGATAAACATAGTCCAAGATTGTTTGCATCGGGAATGACAACGTGGATGAAATATCAAATTCTGCAACTACACAATCGACATCGAGATAATATAGCACTGGGCCTTGAGGCAGGTCAACCACCAGCTGCTAATATGCGTAAAATGTATTGGGATTACGAACTCGAAGAAATAGCCGAGATATGGGCTCGGCAATGTCAAAAAAGACACGATGAATGTAGGAATACGATACGTTttaatgttatacaaaatatggACGTACGACCAATACTGCCTCGGGTGACCGTTGCACAGATATTAGCAGATGCTGTAGGTGCGTGGTTTTCGGGTTCTAGAACTCTTCCTCCGGAATATGTTTGGTCTTTTAAACCAAGTAACTGCAGTGCTTCTGGTGGATGTAACGCTCATTGGTATTCCGCTGCAGCTTGGGCGTCTACTTGGCGAATAGGTTGTTCGCAAGCTATATGTACAGTTAAACAAAGTTCTTGCGTCTTATTTAGAAAGAAAAGGACACCACGACCCCATATGAATAATTCGATGAAAAACATCACGGAAAGtactaaaaaagaaaatttattacgAAGAACGAAATACATGACATTACTCCAATCGTCTCGACTAGAAGACTTTGCAACAACGATTAAAAACAGTAACCAGGAATCCCCTTTGTATCGCGGTAAGATGAATTCGTTCGACAAAGAAAGTAAGAAAAAAGAACCTAATATTATGGCgtacatattctgtaattacgGACCCGCTGGCAATATTGACGGATTTCCAATATACGAACCTGGAGCGACTTGTAGTAACTGTCCATACGGAACCAGATGTGGTGTTGGAGCTCATAGAGGATTGTGTGCCCTTTTAAGTGATCCCGAGGATAtaccgaaataa